Proteins found in one Anopheles aquasalis chromosome 3, idAnoAquaMG_Q_19, whole genome shotgun sequence genomic segment:
- the LOC126579179 gene encoding homeobox protein 5 isoform X7, with protein MDIGMDRGGPVDAGVATIGTLFQHIVNDMKNSSPLWEDFIAKATKLHACLRAAIQALAAYLDAFQKIADAATNSRGATKEIGTALTRVCLRHKAVESRMKTFTSAIMDCLIGPLQEKLEDWRKQVTVIDKDHAKEYKRCRAELKKRSSDTLRLQKKAKKGLQADNNLHVLVENSMQDVTLRRCELEEVERKSLRAIMVEERTRYCTFVSLLQPVVHEECEVMSELGHLQEAMQLIAAVTKDPAQLPQASEELILESKANIGLYPDSPGGSNSQGGCSNSLGSRKSSVCSISSINSSSSGSPGHHHQFQRSLSQYSPAIRLKPGESSDSGFCSSPALTSQASTLASQSHAVSTWPPHTQDATSTVDRPHTISSAYEKGHQRPALTVYTFQSPETIVETSTNHPKSPANVACRPPLPVRCSSLERPLSTTSVKNATSNIPRQCPSPIPAHITKEHPQLQPTYVNMTELASMAASKTTNNSNNGINNNINNNGGGTVPVASTANQQQHHQMQQQQQQQQQQHGHQHHGHGGVGGYQQLQQANSPVLSSASSLISPDSNATNPISSPDASACSTQTPQNTPQTGSPGTPNYSGGGAINQGYRSTTPSSMAGGLFDPASTPCESNNDTSSNHTITIDDNDEHYSNNSTSTCAASISTTTNTNTTNNTTTTSTTTNKPSSAPHESSDYCSGTGGTATTISSSNTSTITSTTTSSASITPGSSAKVDKDLLKRTGSVLEKTSMFEQQINNNQLHLQQPQPQQQQQQQQLSVPGSPANAPLVYGRRTTHEEIYKSAGQLLLDRDAADCIDKQTIEELNNLIGELDLFQKEHEHASVSSFGGGLVGGHRAPNGTDDSASEIVENGNGVNNNNHHHHHHHHHQRASVHDDEEVANGSLLDALDGPKTTRLSGATAAGTRLPSSISSSNSNLDEYLSNHLASIGDEQGLMDGGSMTNLAAKYSNYSKLEGSDYGSPYHHHQQQQQHQFYPQTSSLGGSTHALDGSGTGFENPSFMMAENYYSQNRSEVVVLRCKDTSRNSLNTAPDDLLTGSGLMQLNGDTNGTGSNGTSTQHPHQRLSSFRSVNSRPASPASMSSFFGVTSRSPTPSLSLPVSANNSPQHYHHHNHHHQHLNGTNGGGANGSSSINGSNDIAMGVEYSNSTSASSSSAATAAATGAAPSQYDDRINRNKPAITPRPASLSGPTRVTRRASVNTVKPPPPVRRSSSVTPSPSVGTNSITTTNLAQQSVAYTSSESLPPPPAYLLDSTAGSSPSISGNVAGTVKALNEIRHTPASPGVLRRAQQSNPPSNQGSPTPTNTNLYATLQPSKHDHTMIASSASSSALAAAATASQHHHPTTPNSFHASDGNKSLSNRSPKTNLHQPGGGIYAQPKQLTSMSSFRNSSPAKQGPQKPNSGFLAQLNAKIAPNKPPPPGHGTASSSAYQHQQQHQQQQHVQQPSNNYVYTTAPSGNELIYQRSTPVDPRMSYNNNQQQQQQYQQQQQQQQQQYYQSQQQQQQQPIQPPPREDHHMRNNNGAAGGSSAGAAASGGGPVTHNVLAKTSAGFLENLNARLAEQRLSGKAFAVRNLINSKALPDPRICHESLMDQIKRGATLKRNRTINDRSAPKIH; from the exons AACTCGAGCCCACTGTGGGAGGATTTCATTGCCAAAGCGACCAAGCTGCACGCTTGCTTAAG GGCTGCAATCCAAGCGTTGGCGGCCTATTTGGACGCATTCCAAAAGATTGCCGATGCTGCGACCAACTCGAGAG GAGCCACCAAAGAGATTGGCACGGCGTTGACACGCGTCTGCCTCCGGCACAAAGCGGTCGAGAGCCGCATGAAAACGTTCACCAGTGCGATCATGGACTGCCTGATCGGGCCACTGCAGGAAAAGCTGGAGGACTGGCGCAAGCAGGTGACGGTGATCGATAAGGACCATGCCAAAGAGTACAAGCGGTGCCGGGCGGAGCTGAAGAAGCGCTCGAGCGACACGCTGCGATTGCAGAAGAAGGCCAAGAAGGGTCTTCAGGCGGACAACAATCTGCACGTGCTGGTCGAGAACTCGATGCAGGACGTCACGCTGCGGCGCTGCGAACTGGAGGAGGTCGAGCGCAAGTCGCTCCGGGCGATCATGGTCGAGGAGCGGACGCGGTACTGTACCTTCGTCAGCCTGCTCCAACCGGTGGTGCACGAGGAGTGCGAGGTGATGTCCGAACTCGGTCACCTACAG GAAGCAATGCAGCTGATAGCGGCCGTCACGAAGGATCCCGCCCAGCTACCGCAGGCGTCCGAGGAGCTGATACTCGAATCGAAAGCCAACATTGGCCTGTACCCGGATTCGCCCGGTGGTTCCAACTCGCAGGGTGGCTGCTCCAACTCGCTCGGTTCGCGCAAAAGCTCCGTCTgctcgatcagctcgatcaacagcagcagcagcggctccccgggacaccatcatcagttCCAGCGATCATTATCACAG TACTCCCCGGCGATACGTTTGAAACCAGGCGAATCGAGCGATAGCGGCTTTTGCTCTTCACCAGCTTTAACGTCACAG GCATCTACATTAGCTAGTCAATCACATGCCGTCTCGACGTGGCCACCGCACACTCAGGACGCGACGTCGACCGTCGATCGTCCGCACACGATTTCGTCCGCGTACGAGAAGGGCCACCAGCGGCCTGCCCTTACCGTCTACACCTTCCAAAGCCCGGAAACGATCGTTGAGACGTCCACGAATCATCCAAAGTCGCCTGCCAATGTCGCGTGtcgaccaccactaccagtg cGCTGTTCATCTCTGGAGCGACCGCTCTCGACGACATCGGTCAAAAATGCCACTTCCAACATCCCGCGCCAATGCCCCTCCCCGATTCCGGCACATATTACCAAAG AACACCCACAACTACAGCCCACGTACGTCAACATGACGGAGCTGGCTTCGATGGCTGCTTCTAAAACCactaacaacagcaacaatggcattaacaacaacatcaacaacaatggagGCGGTACAGTACCAGTCGCTTCGACTGccaatcaacagcaacaccaccagatgcagcagcagcagcagcagcaacagcaacagcatggccatcagcatcatgggcatggtggtgttggaggctatcagcagctgcagcaagcaAACTCACCCGTGCTCTCATCGGCCTCGTCGCTCATATCGCCCGATTCGAATGCGACGAATCCGATCAGCTCACCGGACGCCTCGGCCTGCAGTACGCAGACACCGCAAAACACGCCCCAGACTGGATCGCCCGGTACACCGAActacagtggtggtggcgccatcAATCAGGGATATCGCAGCACGACGCCATCGTCTATGGCGGGTGGTCTGTTCGATCCGGCGAGCACCCCGTGTGAAAGTAATAACGATACTTCCTCCAATCACACCATCACGATCGACGACAATGATGAGCATTATTCTAACAACAGCACGAGCACATGCGCTGCGTCCATTTCTACTACCACCAATACCaataccaccaacaacaccaccaccacatccaccaccactaacaagCCATCATCTGCTCCTCACGAAAGTAGTGACTATTGTTCTGGCACTGGTGGCACTGCGACCACCATATCCTCTTCCAACACCTCAACCATCACCTCTACTACCACCTCATCTGCCTCGATCACGCCAGGCTCATCAGCAAAGGTCGACAAAGATTTACTCAAACGTACCGGTTCAGTTCTAGAGAAAACGTCGATGTTCGAGCAGcagatcaacaacaaccagctgCACttgcagcaaccgcaaccccagcagcagcagcagcagcagcagctcagtgTTCCAGGGTCACCGGCGAATGCTCCACTAGTGTATGGGCGACGAACAACTCACgaagaaatatacaaatccgCCGGTCAGCTACTTCTGGATCGCGATGCAG CAGACTGCATCGATAAGCAAACGATCGAAGAGCTTAACAATCTGATCGGTGAATTGGATCTCTTTCAAAAAGAGCACGAACATGCGAGTGTGTCATCGTTCGGTGGGGGCCTTGTTGGGGGGCATCgtgcaccgaacggaaccgacgATAGCGCGTCGGAGATCGTAGAGAATGGCAATGGCGTgaataacaacaaccatcatcaccaccaccaccaccatcatcagcgtgccagtgtgcatgatgatgaagaagtaGCTAATGGTAGCCTTTTGGATGCTCTAGATGGTCCCAAAACAACTCGATTATCGGGAGCAACAGCGGCAGGGACACGGCTTCCGTCCTCCATCTCATCCAGCAATAGCAATCTGGACGAGTATCTGAGCAACCATCTGGCATCGATCGGCGACGAGCAGGGCCTGATGGATGGTGGATCGATGACGAACCTTGCGGCCAAGTATAGCAACTACAGCAAGCTAGAGGGCAGTGACTATGGATCgccgtatcatcatcatcaacagcagcagcagcatcagttctATCCACAGACATCGTCGTTAGGTGGTTCCACGCATGCCCTGGATGGCAGTGGAACCGGGTTCGAGAATCCTTCCTTTATGATGGCCGAGAACTACTACAGCCAAAACCGGAGCGAGGTAGTGGTGCTGCGCTGCAAGGATACTAGCCGCAACAGTCTGAACACGGCACCGGACGATCTGCTGACGGGTAGTGGGCTGATGCAGCTGAACGGTGATACCAATGGCACTGGCAGCAACGGTACCAGCACTCAGCATCCGCATCAGCGATTAAGCTCGTTCCGTAGCGTCAACTCACGGCCGGCCTCACCGGCCTCGATGTCTTCGTTTTTCGGTGTCACTTCCCGATCACCGACACCTTCCCTATCACTACCTGTATCAGCCAACAATTCCCCGcaacactaccatcaccacaaccaccatcatcaacatctaAATGGTACGAACGGCGGCGGTGCGAAtggtagcagtagcatcaaCGGGAGCAATGACATAGCAATGGGCGTTGAGTATTCCAATAGCAcgagcgcatcatcatcatcagcagcaacagcagcagcaacaggagcagctcCGTCGCAGTATGATGATCGTATCAATCGTAACAAACCCGCCATCACCCCGAGACCTGCATCGTTatctg GCCCGACCCGTGTCACAAGACGTGCGTCTGTGAATACCGTCAAACCGCCACCGCCCGTCCGGCGCAGCTCGAGCGTCACGCCTAGTCCAAGCGTAGGAACT aactccatcaccaccaccaatcttGCCCAGCAAAGCGTAGCTTACACCTCATCAGAAAGTTTACCTCCGCCACCTGCTTATCTCTTAGATTCCACCGCCGGAAGCTCACCTAGTA TTTCAGGCAATGTAGCGGGCACGGTGAAGGCACTGAATGAAATAAGACACACACCGGCCAGCCCGGGGGTACTACGAAGAGCTCAGCAGAGTAATCCTCCCTCCAATCAAGGATCGCCAACG CCCACCAACACGAATCTGTACGCCACCTTACAACCTTCCAAGCATGATCATACCATGATAGCATCCTCTGCGTCATCATCTgcgttagctgctgctgctaccgcatcacagcaccatcatcctACTACACCCAACTCATTCCATGCCAGTGACGGCAACAAATCG CTGTCCAATCGATCTCCGAAAACGAACCTTCATCAACCGGGTGGAGGCATCTACGCACAACCGAAACAGCTTACGAGTATGTCTAGCTTCCGCAATTCAAGTCCTGCAAAGCAAG GGCCTCAGAAACCAAACAGTGGCTTCTTGGCGCAACTGAATGCCAAAATTGCTCCCAACAAACCGCCACCTCCAGGTCATGGCACCGCTAGCAGTTCAGCTtatcagcaccaacagcagcaccagcagcagcagcatgtgcagcAACCCTCGAACAACTATGTCTATACGACGGCTCCGTCCGGTAACGAGCTGATTTACCAGCGTTCAACTCCCGTCGATCCTCGAATGTCCTACAACAataatcagcagcaacagcaacagtaccaacagcagcagcagcagcagcagcaacaatactatcaatcgcaacagcagcaacagcagcaaccgatccaACCGCCACCAAGAGAGG ATCATCACATGCGAAACAATaatggtgccgctggtggatCATCCGCTGGAGCTGCAGCATCCGGTGGTGGACCAGTAACGCACAACGTGCTGGCGAAGACCAGTGCTGGGTTCCTGGAAAATCTCAATGCCCGCCTAGCGGAGCAAAGGCTTTCGGGTAAAGCGTTCGCCGTAAGGAATCTCATCAACAGCAAAGCACTC CCCGATCCACGTATCTGCCACGAGTCGTTGATGGATCAAATCAAACGGGGTGCCACGCTGAAGAGGAATCGCACGATCAATGATCGTAGCGCACCGAAAATCCATTAG
- the LOC126579179 gene encoding alpha-protein kinase 1 isoform X8, protein MDIGMDRGGPVDAGVATIGTLFQHIVNDMKNSSPLWEDFIAKATKLHACLRAAIQALAAYLDAFQKIADAATNSRGATKEIGTALTRVCLRHKAVESRMKTFTSAIMDCLIGPLQEKLEDWRKQVTVIDKDHAKEYKRCRAELKKRSSDTLRLQKKAKKGLQADNNLHVLVENSMQDVTLRRCELEEVERKSLRAIMVEERTRYCTFVSLLQPVVHEECEVMSELGHLQEAMQLIAAVTKDPAQLPQASEELILESKANIGLYPDSPGGSNSQGGCSNSLGSRKSSVCSISSINSSSSGSPGHHHQFQRSLSQYSPAIRLKPGESSDSGFCSSPALTSQASTLASQSHAVSTWPPHTQDATSTVDRPHTISSAYEKGHQRPALTVYTFQSPETIVETSTNHPKSPANVACRPPLPVRCSSLERPLSTTSVKNATSNIPRQCPSPIPAHITKEHPQLQPTYVNMTELASMAASKTTNNSNNGINNNINNNGGGTVPVASTANQQQHHQMQQQQQQQQQQHGHQHHGHGGVGGYQQLQQANSPVLSSASSLISPDSNATNPISSPDASACSTQTPQNTPQTGSPGTPNYSGGGAINQGYRSTTPSSMAGGLFDPASTPCESNNDTSSNHTITIDDNDEHYSNNSTSTCAASISTTTNTNTTNNTTTTSTTTNKPSSAPHESSDYCSGTGGTATTISSSNTSTITSTTTSSASITPGSSAKVDKDLLKRTGSVLEKTSMFEQQINNNQLHLQQPQPQQQQQQQQLSVPGSPANAPLVYGRRTTHEEIYKSAGQLLLDRDAGPTRVTRRASVNTVKPPPPVRRSSSVTPSPSVGTNSITTTNLAQQSVAYTSSESLPPPPAYLLDSTAGSSPSISGNVAGTVKALNEIRHTPASPGVLRRAQQSNPPSNQGSPTPTNTNLYATLQPSKHDHTMIASSASSSALAAAATASQHHHPTTPNSFHASDGNKSLSNRSPKTNLHQPGGGIYAQPKQLTSMSSFRNSSPAKQGPQKPNSGFLAQLNAKIAPNKPPPPGHGTASSSAYQHQQQHQQQQHVQQPSNNYVYTTAPSGNELIYQRSTPVDPRMSYNNNQQQQQQYQQQQQQQQQQYYQSQQQQQQQPIQPPPREGKSSIYSSASQSSSHQHQQQHYQQQQQYYQNQYHQQQQQPQQQLQYQPTSQQYHYQHHQQPNSVSHRQQYAPAAGGAAASSYATQNIYVSTNPFASSVQTSAAGGSGGSSSYSPSSFGKGGVRSGDDIVVGAGGGSSATSTPNRTNHHMRNNNGAAGGSSAGAAASGGGPVTHNVLAKTSAGFLENLNARLAEQRLSGKAFAVRNLINSKALPDPRICHESLMDQIKRGATLKRNRTINDRSAPKIH, encoded by the exons AACTCGAGCCCACTGTGGGAGGATTTCATTGCCAAAGCGACCAAGCTGCACGCTTGCTTAAG GGCTGCAATCCAAGCGTTGGCGGCCTATTTGGACGCATTCCAAAAGATTGCCGATGCTGCGACCAACTCGAGAG GAGCCACCAAAGAGATTGGCACGGCGTTGACACGCGTCTGCCTCCGGCACAAAGCGGTCGAGAGCCGCATGAAAACGTTCACCAGTGCGATCATGGACTGCCTGATCGGGCCACTGCAGGAAAAGCTGGAGGACTGGCGCAAGCAGGTGACGGTGATCGATAAGGACCATGCCAAAGAGTACAAGCGGTGCCGGGCGGAGCTGAAGAAGCGCTCGAGCGACACGCTGCGATTGCAGAAGAAGGCCAAGAAGGGTCTTCAGGCGGACAACAATCTGCACGTGCTGGTCGAGAACTCGATGCAGGACGTCACGCTGCGGCGCTGCGAACTGGAGGAGGTCGAGCGCAAGTCGCTCCGGGCGATCATGGTCGAGGAGCGGACGCGGTACTGTACCTTCGTCAGCCTGCTCCAACCGGTGGTGCACGAGGAGTGCGAGGTGATGTCCGAACTCGGTCACCTACAG GAAGCAATGCAGCTGATAGCGGCCGTCACGAAGGATCCCGCCCAGCTACCGCAGGCGTCCGAGGAGCTGATACTCGAATCGAAAGCCAACATTGGCCTGTACCCGGATTCGCCCGGTGGTTCCAACTCGCAGGGTGGCTGCTCCAACTCGCTCGGTTCGCGCAAAAGCTCCGTCTgctcgatcagctcgatcaacagcagcagcagcggctccccgggacaccatcatcagttCCAGCGATCATTATCACAG TACTCCCCGGCGATACGTTTGAAACCAGGCGAATCGAGCGATAGCGGCTTTTGCTCTTCACCAGCTTTAACGTCACAG GCATCTACATTAGCTAGTCAATCACATGCCGTCTCGACGTGGCCACCGCACACTCAGGACGCGACGTCGACCGTCGATCGTCCGCACACGATTTCGTCCGCGTACGAGAAGGGCCACCAGCGGCCTGCCCTTACCGTCTACACCTTCCAAAGCCCGGAAACGATCGTTGAGACGTCCACGAATCATCCAAAGTCGCCTGCCAATGTCGCGTGtcgaccaccactaccagtg cGCTGTTCATCTCTGGAGCGACCGCTCTCGACGACATCGGTCAAAAATGCCACTTCCAACATCCCGCGCCAATGCCCCTCCCCGATTCCGGCACATATTACCAAAG AACACCCACAACTACAGCCCACGTACGTCAACATGACGGAGCTGGCTTCGATGGCTGCTTCTAAAACCactaacaacagcaacaatggcattaacaacaacatcaacaacaatggagGCGGTACAGTACCAGTCGCTTCGACTGccaatcaacagcaacaccaccagatgcagcagcagcagcagcagcaacagcaacagcatggccatcagcatcatgggcatggtggtgttggaggctatcagcagctgcagcaagcaAACTCACCCGTGCTCTCATCGGCCTCGTCGCTCATATCGCCCGATTCGAATGCGACGAATCCGATCAGCTCACCGGACGCCTCGGCCTGCAGTACGCAGACACCGCAAAACACGCCCCAGACTGGATCGCCCGGTACACCGAActacagtggtggtggcgccatcAATCAGGGATATCGCAGCACGACGCCATCGTCTATGGCGGGTGGTCTGTTCGATCCGGCGAGCACCCCGTGTGAAAGTAATAACGATACTTCCTCCAATCACACCATCACGATCGACGACAATGATGAGCATTATTCTAACAACAGCACGAGCACATGCGCTGCGTCCATTTCTACTACCACCAATACCaataccaccaacaacaccaccaccacatccaccaccactaacaagCCATCATCTGCTCCTCACGAAAGTAGTGACTATTGTTCTGGCACTGGTGGCACTGCGACCACCATATCCTCTTCCAACACCTCAACCATCACCTCTACTACCACCTCATCTGCCTCGATCACGCCAGGCTCATCAGCAAAGGTCGACAAAGATTTACTCAAACGTACCGGTTCAGTTCTAGAGAAAACGTCGATGTTCGAGCAGcagatcaacaacaaccagctgCACttgcagcaaccgcaaccccagcagcagcagcagcagcagcagctcagtgTTCCAGGGTCACCGGCGAATGCTCCACTAGTGTATGGGCGACGAACAACTCACgaagaaatatacaaatccgCCGGTCAGCTACTTCTGGATCGCGATGCAG GCCCGACCCGTGTCACAAGACGTGCGTCTGTGAATACCGTCAAACCGCCACCGCCCGTCCGGCGCAGCTCGAGCGTCACGCCTAGTCCAAGCGTAGGAACT aactccatcaccaccaccaatcttGCCCAGCAAAGCGTAGCTTACACCTCATCAGAAAGTTTACCTCCGCCACCTGCTTATCTCTTAGATTCCACCGCCGGAAGCTCACCTAGTA TTTCAGGCAATGTAGCGGGCACGGTGAAGGCACTGAATGAAATAAGACACACACCGGCCAGCCCGGGGGTACTACGAAGAGCTCAGCAGAGTAATCCTCCCTCCAATCAAGGATCGCCAACG CCCACCAACACGAATCTGTACGCCACCTTACAACCTTCCAAGCATGATCATACCATGATAGCATCCTCTGCGTCATCATCTgcgttagctgctgctgctaccgcatcacagcaccatcatcctACTACACCCAACTCATTCCATGCCAGTGACGGCAACAAATCG CTGTCCAATCGATCTCCGAAAACGAACCTTCATCAACCGGGTGGAGGCATCTACGCACAACCGAAACAGCTTACGAGTATGTCTAGCTTCCGCAATTCAAGTCCTGCAAAGCAAG GGCCTCAGAAACCAAACAGTGGCTTCTTGGCGCAACTGAATGCCAAAATTGCTCCCAACAAACCGCCACCTCCAGGTCATGGCACCGCTAGCAGTTCAGCTtatcagcaccaacagcagcaccagcagcagcagcatgtgcagcAACCCTCGAACAACTATGTCTATACGACGGCTCCGTCCGGTAACGAGCTGATTTACCAGCGTTCAACTCCCGTCGATCCTCGAATGTCCTACAACAataatcagcagcaacagcaacagtaccaacagcagcagcagcagcagcagcaacaatactatcaatcgcaacagcagcaacagcagcaaccgatccaACCGCCACCAAGAGAGGGTAAAAGCTCCATCTATTCCTCCGCTAGTCAATCTTCTtcccaccagcatcagcagcaacactaccagcaacagcagcagtactacCAGAACCagtaccatcagcagcaacaacaaccacaacagcaactacAATACCAGCCAACCTCGCAACAATATCATtaccaacaccatcaacagcccAATTCAGTGTcccaccggcagcagtacgCACCGGCCGCGGGCGGGGCGGCTGCTAGCAGCTACGCTACCCAGAACATTTACGTGTCGACGAATCCGTTCGCCAGTTCCGTCcaaacttctgctgctggcggcagtggtggtagcagtagcTATTCGCCTTCATCATTTGGCAAGGGTGGTGTTCGAAGTGGGGACGacattgttgttggtgccggtggtggatctAGCGCCACGAGCACACCCAACCGCACAA ATCATCACATGCGAAACAATaatggtgccgctggtggatCATCCGCTGGAGCTGCAGCATCCGGTGGTGGACCAGTAACGCACAACGTGCTGGCGAAGACCAGTGCTGGGTTCCTGGAAAATCTCAATGCCCGCCTAGCGGAGCAAAGGCTTTCGGGTAAAGCGTTCGCCGTAAGGAATCTCATCAACAGCAAAGCACTC CCCGATCCACGTATCTGCCACGAGTCGTTGATGGATCAAATCAAACGGGGTGCCACGCTGAAGAGGAATCGCACGATCAATGATCGTAGCGCACCGAAAATCCATTAG